The DNA segment GAGTGTGTTTGATGTGTTAAAGGAACAgccaggaggccagtgtggctggagggaAGTGAGAGAGGATGTGGGAAGGAGATGAGGTCAGAAAGGTGTTGAAAGCTATGATAAGGTCTTTGGATTTTCCTCTGAGTAAAACGGAGAGCCATTGGAGGGGTTTCCATCAGAGAAATGATGTGATCTGACTTTTTTTTAGGATTACATTGGCTGCTGGGAACAGTGTAGGAGGGCAAGGGTAGAATTAGGAAAACCAGTTAGGAGGCCATTTCTGAAAATGTTATTTCCGGCCTGTTGTGTATTTGGTTATTGCATGATCCAGTTATGATGAACTATCTAAATGGTCTATACTAATTATTTGGTTATTAACGCACTTTATCTGTCTCCTTTATTTTATAGCACACAAAGTACATTTTacctttatataatttttctcagTTGAGTCACTTGGCTCAAAACTGCCAGTCACCTTGAATTAGGTCTGACTTCTTTGAAGATGCCTGAGGTAATGACAGTATAAGAGAGATTGAAGTTTTTCAACCAGTATGGTATAGGCATTTTGATGTTCATGATTTACACCTAGTGGTGTTCAGTACAGTCAGGGGTATGAAGCATGAAAGCCAATAGCCATTACAAGCTCATTTATTAAAAGTATCTAGCTCTATCATGTCTTTTTAAAACCTGTGGTTTAATTCTACTCTAAATATGAAACCGTGTGGCTGTAGTTAAGGGAACTCTACTTACTGTTTATCCCGTAGCTTTTACATCATTATCATCTCATCTACAATAATAGCTTCCTAACTTCTCTATCCCTAATTGAGAGATCTCAAACTGGTAGCTATAGATGTGTTCTCTTGGGCATACATgttatttgaaaattttgaattCCTTGCCAGCATGAAGGATTTCCAATAAAAAAAAGtcctttctaaattttaaatcttATCACTTCTTCACTTAATGAAATTATTCTCTAAAGATataatatactttatatttttacacCTCTGTATATACATTCTCGCTGCTTGGAATTACTTTGCCCTTTTCTCTGTGTaagtttctgtttattctttaaCATATCATGCTAAAACCTACCTTCTCACCACATGAAATATGATTGTCGTTTCCCCAGGTCGTCTGTAGTTTTGTAACAcatttcttcatgtcttttttttttgagacagggtctcgctgtgtcgcccaggctggagtgcagtggcgcgatcttggctcactgcaacctccgcctcctgggtccaggcgattctcctgccacagcctcccaagtagctgggattacaggtgtccaccaccatgcccggctgatttttttgttttgtttttttctttttttgagacagagtttcactcttgttgctcaggctggagtccaatggtgtgatctcgtctcaccacagcctctgccttctggtgcaagcgattctcctgcctcagtctcccaagtagttgggattatcgGCATGCGCAACCAcgcattttgtattttgtatttttagtaggctaattttgtatttttagtagagacagagtttctccatgttggtcaggctggtctcaaactcctaacctcaggtgatccacctacctcagccccctaaagtgctgggattacaggtgtgagccaccgtgcccagccagaatttttttgtatttttagtagagacagggtttcaccatgtctttATCGTAGCACTTAATCATGTTATTGCTTTCTTGCATAATCTCTTCTGTTACATCATGAGAGTGTGTTGGTTAGTATCTACGTCATCCTTATATTCATAGTGCCTACTACATtcgatatataataaatatttgttggattggattctttctttttttctaatcctttatcattttgttttctttcccataGACAATCTGCTGGGAATTTCTTGGGTTGACAGCTCTTGGATCCCTATTTTGAACAGTGGTAGTGTCCTGGATTACTTTTCAGAAAGAAGTAATCCTTTTTATGACAGAACATGTAATAATGAAGTGGTCAAAATGCAGAGGCTAACATTAGAACACTTGAAGTAAGTTATTTTAAGAAGGTTAGCACTTTTACCAAATACAAGTTTTGCAATGAACAGTTCTTTCAAGCTGTGGATCATGAAGTGCAGAGtagaacttttagaagaaaaactggagttttGTTTGGGTTTATGCAAATTTGACATGCAAGGTAACTGTTAGTATTCACTTTTAACAGAGGTCTTTTCTGTATAACTTCATAATGTTTAATTACAATATAACAGGTTTAGATTTCAATCTGATGAGTGATTTTGGCAATGCTACTGTTATTCTCAACCAGGCAACTATAATTATTGTCCCTTTTATGTCTAGTTTATATTACAAAAGTGTTTGAAACAACTGTTGATATAATTTTCCTATTGTCAGCTAAATATTGAGGAGGagcttataaaattaaatatctgttATATTTTAAATGGCTTTTGTTATGGGACAAATACAGCTGTTGAGACAACTTATTGTTGCTTTTAAACATAATCTGTCAGGTAAAAAAATTTGTTGGGATGAGGATAAAGTTTTTGATGTTTTCTAGTTTGGTGGTATATATAGTTGTgtcttcatgtttatttttatattttgtatgtattcGTAGATTTGGTCAGGAAGCATCATGGCATTTTGATTGCCTTTTTGAAATAGACACTCTTCGGTGTACTTTCCTGACTGAAAATACTtagatttaaatttataatatatttttgtagagaaatttTGTTGCTTAAAAACAAATCTTACTTTATCTATATGCCACCTGTCTGGGAAAACAGCCAGTTTTACTCAACAGCCAGATTTTAACATCAAACATAGGCAGTTTTAATCCTACTTAAAGTGTTGctgcatttttatataataatttgaatgtcttataaaattatttgtagggCATTTATAGATCTTTGGATGTCTGTGTTCTGTTTTCAGTCAGATGGTTGGAATCGAATACATCCTTTTGCATGCTCAAGAGCCCATTCTTTTCATCATTCGGAAGCAACAGCGGCAGTCCCCTGCCCAAGGTAAAATGTGTAAACTTTAGGCAttgatttctttttgaaatacCATGATTTATTTACTTCCTGACCTAACTTGTTTTCTTGATTGGTTTCTGTTTGGGGGGTCTCCAAGACCACATACATGTTCAGTACTATGCTGGAGGACTCACCAGACTTAGCATATGGTTTTACTTACAGCTAAGATTTGTTATGACAACACAGTAAGGGCCAGCCAGATTAGTACTGGAAAAAGACATGTCAGGTGGGGTCTGTAGGAATCCATGTGCAAGTTTCCTACACTTTCCCTCTTGCTTGTGAAGCGCCACAGAGTGTGCTCTCCATCCAGCAGTGAACTGTAGCTGCATTCAATATGTCTGCTCAGGGAGGTCTATTTGAGACTCTGAGCCAGGGATTTTTATAGAGGACTGGTTGCTTGGACATCCTCTGCCCACcaaatttttagattttccagAAGAAATCTGATGTCTACTATAATCACATTGTTTGTACAAATTGTCTGCAAAGGCTAGTACAACCAGCATAACTATCGTGTAGGAAATGTTTCAAAAGCCAGGTTCCACTAGTTGTATACTTGGATACCAGGACTCTTCAAGCATGCCCAAGGACAACTCTTCAAGCACTAGCAGTCAGAGCAACTCGCTGCATCAAAGCTACCTCTTTCTGTGAGCACAGTTGGTATACCGACTGAACGTCAAGCATCCCAagtaactttgttttattttttgacctCTGAACTTTTTATTTGCCTCCTGCTCCTCAAAGGGTACCCTGCTTCTGCTGGCTTAATGTCTCAGAACTTTGATGTTGTTGGTCTCAGACACCACTCTGCCATCCACTACCTGGCGGGTGGGGTCTTTTGGATGGTTTGCACGGAGTTGCCGCTGTCCAGGGCATCACCAAAATTGAAGTCCTGGCTGTCTTCCAGCAGGCGGTGGTAGGTAGTGATCTCAGCCTCCAGCTTGACCTTGATGTTCAGCAGGGCCTCATACTCCTGGGCCTGGTGCTGCCTCTGCCCCGGCCTGTGCCAGCTCCAACTCCAGGTACAGCAGGATCCTGTTGAGCTGCTCCATCTGCAGGGCGTAGCGGGCCTCCACCTCCCTCAGGCTGTTCTCCAAACTGGCCTTCAGATTTCTCATCTAGTCCAGGTCAGTCTCCACGGACTGGACTGTACCTCTCAGCTCCGTGAGCGTCACCTCAGCAGCTCCAACCTTGGCAGACTGCATGGTGACAACTGTGGTGCTCTCCTCAATCTGCTGAGACCAGTACTTGTCTAGCTCCTCTCAGTTCTTCTGAGCCAGCTCTTCGTATTAGGCCCAGATGTCTGCTATGATCTTGGCGAGGTCCTGAGATTTGGGCTATCTACCTTCATTGTCAACCCAGAGCTGGCAGTCTGGGCTTGTAGGCCTTTTACTTCCTCTTCATGGTTCTTCATGAAGAGCAGCTCCTCCTTGAGAGCCTCAATCTCTGTCTGTAGCTGAAGCCGAGTGACATTGGTGTCATTGACATTGCAGAGCCCATGGATACAGACTGATACATGGCCAGCTCTGTCTCATACTTGACTCTGTGAGCAGCAAGATGGGCATTGTCGATCTGCAGAACAATGTGGGCATTGTCCACAGTATTTGAGAAGATCTGAGCCCTCAGGTGCTCGATGGTCTTGAAGTAATGGACCCAGTCTCTGACCTGGGGTCCCTTCTTATCCAGGTGCTCCTGGATTTTGCTCTCTAGCCTCTGGTTCTCGGTCTCCAGGCTCCTCTGTCCAGGTAGGAGGCCAGGCATTGAACCAGGGTAGGTTCAGGCTTTGCATGGTCTCCTCCTCAGTCTGGTTGCCTCCCATTCCTGCTAGAACCCTGGCCATCCCATGGCCAGGTCCCCGTACCCCAATCTGCCCTGGAAGCTGGTGGAGCAAGACACGGAGATCCGGGAACCAGAGCCTCCGGTGTCTGCATAGACGCTGGCCGTGCTGCTGACTGGCTGGGTGCTGCAGCTGGGTGCCTGGATGGATCCCAGGGACCAGTAGTTGGTAGAGAAGGTGGAGTGAGTGGTGAAGCTCATGCTGTCTGGGGAGGAGAGTGAGAGGACAGGACTCAGGCTTTGCTGACGACCACAATTAACTTTGTTTTTTCATCTCAGTCCACTGAGTTAATTCTTTCACAAAATGCATGGTAGATCCGGTCATATCAAATTAACAGAGGATCAGTTGAAAATCTTCAGtgatgcattcaactaaaagccTCGCCTGGGTTATACTACCTGCTGAAAACTTGGTTTACAAACAACACTGAAGAGTGTAGAGTCCAGATTTGGTTTTGAATCAAAGAGCTAGACACCGTTTCCAGTGATGACCAGAAATTGAAGACATTAGAATCAAGCCAAGACCATGGATAAAGTCATACTGAAGAGAAGATTCAAGATAGGGGAGCCAGATGGGTGTTATTCTAGCTACATCTCTCAATTAGATACCCTCATTAAGACATTTATGGACAACCTTTAATTTGGCATTGTTTTCAGAGAATGACTTGATAAAGAAGTTATGATTCTGGAATCCAAATTTAGTTTCAAAATCAAAGATCTAGAGTCCCTGCCCAGAGTAAAAGAGAACTTTAGAACCAAGGCAAACCAGCGACAAGACAAGATTTCCATGGTGAGAGGATTCAAGGTATAGAAATTACACAGGATGGCAGTAGCCTCACTAGCAGCTATCTTATTCCTTAGGACTCAGCACTGGGGCACAAAAGCAAGCTCATTGCATTTGATATCTTTACACTGGACCCCCAGTCTGTCTTGCTCCAAGGTCTTACTCCCTTAAGTAAGGTTGACTGACAACAGTATTGGCATCTTTTGGAAACTCGTTAGAAATGCACTATCCCTACTGAATAAGAATCTAATTTTAACAAGGTCCCCAGGTAATTCAgatgcacattaaaatttgagaagcactgctggAGGGCAACAGTGGGCATACTTTTTCTGAAAAGGGCCAGTGACTAAATACTTGGGGTTTGTGGGCCTCGTAGTCTCTGTGACAATGCTCAATTATTGCCAGAGCAGCCATAGATAATGTGTAAATGATTGGATGTGGCTGTTTTCTAGTACAGCTTTACCAAAACAGTAATTGCTAAACCCTGCCTTATGGGAAAATGTCagattttagttctttttatgAGAATCTGTTTAGCAGTTTGTGTCCATAGCTGTATTTATAAACCTTTTTTCCCACTGTTTTAGTTATCCCACTAGCTGATTACTATATCATTGCTGGAGTGATCTATCAGGCACCAGACTTGGGATCAGTTATAAACTCTAGAGTGGTAAGTGTCTTCACATTGTTTAAGCACTAAAGAAAACTTTTAATTAGCTGCCTTGCTTTCAGTAATCAAACTGGAGCTCCTCTGCCTTTTGTAAGTTGCTATAAAGTATTGACTATTAGAATGTCTTGAACTTTGGTTACCGTGAGCCAAGTCGGTGCTCAAAGTATATTTCATAGTCTCAATTATATAGTAATTTAGGTTCTGAAAAATAGGTTCTGTCTTTGCATATGTAATATTTTGTGAGTATTTACTTTGGAAATTTTGGTCGACCTAATGagaaatttagaatttattttccttttacaagcTTACTGCAGTGCATGGTATTCAGTCAGCTTTTGATGAAGCTATGTCATACTGTCGATATCATCCTTCCAAAGGGTATTGGTGGCACTTCAAAGATCACGAAGAGCAAGGTAAGTAGAACATCCAGACCCTCCTAAAACACTTTTTGATCCTCTGAGAATGAAGCTGTTTTCTTTAGGAAAATGGCTGTTGATCTTTTCTAAGTGTGTTTCACTTTTTCATGGGATGATGGCTTTGTTGCAGCTGAGATTCATGTAACTAGATGTGGTAATAATAGCTTTCACATAGGAACAGATGCAGGTTCACTCTGTTAGGTAACTGGTAGTCTTTGTTAAGGTGATtcaaggttttaaaatatttggggccaggtgtggtggctcactcctgtaatcccggcactttggaatgccaaggcaggtggatcacctgagcccaggagttcaagatcagcctgggcagcatagtgaaacctggtctctacaaaaaaaaaaaaaaaaaaaaaaaggaacataggACAGACAGTGATGTGGAATGAGCAGAGATGATATTCCTTACTTACCTGACTGTTGAGTTATCTTGGTATCTGGAACTCTTTATTCCTCCAGTCTTCAAAGCAGAGGAGATGAGAGAGATTGCTTTTTAGAGCCCTATCCCCAGATGGCCAGTCTGTTTTCTGATCTTTCCATCTCATCACCTCTTGTGGCTCCAGGTCCTCTAAGTTTCCATGTAATCTGCTACTGTCTTCATCATATTTTACTGTTCGACTACTTCCAGAAATGTGCTTATAACAGCATACTTGTattctccatttccttttctgAGAAATAGCAACTCAGGATAAATTACTGAGGGAAACATAGCGTTTGTATAGAATTCAGACCTGTATCTTCTTAATAGTAGGTATAAGCAGGAACATTTGATGAAGGAAAGTTTGCCTTTGTTGACTAAAATTGGCCCAATGGCTCTTTTCCCCTACTATAACCAAGTGTTTGGAGTAACACTTATCTGAAATCCTTCGCTTAGAGACAGTTTCCCAATACACCTCCCTCCCAAGGGCAAATCCCACATGTGATTAACTTCAGAATTTCtctttcaggttttcttttttgtcttcatgattttttgttttattttattttttcagtgaatTACAGTCTTAATAATTGAATATGGTAGATTGAGTTTGTGAAACCTGCATTTCCATTTGTTCCTAGTAGGTTTTGTGGGAAAAGACCATTTAATACACTTAATATAACAAAGGTAATTTCAAGCCAATAATTTGGATTGTGATTTAGGTAATTATGAAAAACTTTAGCTTTAAAACTCTTATGGTTGTGCATGCTTATATACCAAAACTGAAGTATCTTTAAAAGACATATGTATCAGCTTAAATGTTAGAAATTAACTTCAGTTAAGAGGGAGAGTTAACAACACTTCTGTATATATACTGTGTTTACCTTATTTTGGGAATTATCTTTGGTAtagcagccattaaaaataatgaagtttgGGTATATTCATGGTGGATAAAGATTTGTAAAATAGGAGACACCAAACTAAGTAGGCAATGTTTTGATTTGGACTTCGTATTCTAATAGATAAAGTCAGACCTAAAgccaaaaggaaagaagaacCAAGCTCTATTTTTCAGAGACAACGTGTGGATGCTTTACTTCTAGACCTCAGACAAAAATTTCCACCCAAATTTGTGCAGGTAATGAGAATATGTGTGGTTAATCTTGATTTGACAATTCTTTatggcatatatatttatttttaattgagaactGTTTCAGATGTGACCTAAAATTATGATTTTCCTCATTAGTTAAAAAATGATCCCTGTATCAAAGGAAAGGTTTCGAAAGACTTAatggaagaaatgggtaaatggaatggaattaacaCTGTTTTGTGTTTCTTACTGAATCTTCACAAACTATGAGGACTGCATGTAGATAATATTCTCATTCAAAAGGTTGCTGAAAGTGTCACAGATGGTAACAAAACTAGAATATGAAACTCATGCTCTTTTTACTCTACGTGCCACCTTCCAGCTTGATATGGTAGATATCTGAACAACCTAAATGATAGAATAGTTAACACTTGTgtaacaaaaagaacagaacatcTGAGGTAGAGTGGCATAATAAACAGAGGAGACAGGAGTGATTAATAGAGATACACTGTGTTGGAGTTTTAAGTTGTGAATTCCACTGTGTGATTTGGAGGGGCAGGGAGTTTTCTAACAGCAATAGCAAATCCACCTGCCATTCTACTAAATGAGCTTTTGGAGTCTAGTagatatggaatggaatcgatGAATATGCTGTTCTCATGGCTAGTCTCAATTCTTCTGGACTTTTACAGTGTACATACAAGATCATATACCCTGTTTTTGTTAGGAGCTCTTTAAGGGATTTTCAAGGgaaattttaaactaaatgaaaattttcaCGTGAGATGACTTTAGAACAggcctcccctctctcttccctgACTCTGCTGTAGTGAGAGATAGGTGCTGTTGGAATTGTGATGTGGTGGTGAAGAGAGCAGAGGACACAAGATGGAACTCAGGACTGGAAAGCCAGTTTAGAGGAATCTCATCAACTGCACTTGAAGATGGAACATTGTCTGTTGAATGAATTATAGCTGTGTGTAGGGTGATGAGTGACCTCTACAGAATGTAAGAAGTTAGGTGTAGTTGACCATTCATTTGGTGAGTACATAGTATATGCTAGGTAGGCCAGGGGAAGACACCTAGACATGTGCTGTCCAGTACGGTAACCACGAGGCACGTGTGACTATTAGCATTTGGAACACAGCTAGCCCAGATTGAGTTGTGATGTAAGTGCAGTATACATACTGGATTTCAGTCTTGTATGAAAAAGAATGTATGTAAAATATCTCggtagtttaaaaatattgattacatgttgaaataatattttaggtatatttggttaaataaaatacatgtttctttttaaaaatgtgacaagaaaatttaaaattacatatatagctTGCATTTGTGGCTCACATTTCTTTTGAACAGTCCTGATCTAGAAAATGGTAATAGAACATGCAAAACCAGAAACATGAGTTAGTGAACGTATGTTCAGAAACCAGAAAAATCCTCTGAAGGTTTACTCTGTTTGTGGAGGGGAAGAGTAATGGAAGATGAGACTTAAAAAATGGATTAAGGTCAGTTGAGAAGGATTTTGTATGCTATGCAAAGGAGCTGAGATTTAATCCTGGAGGCCTATGTTTCTTCTCTATTTTAAACTTACAACCCATTACCACTCCCATAAACATAACAGGCCTCCAGATGCATTCAGagttattttaagttttaaaacaatAGCTATCATAACCAAAGACAGACCAAACCAGGAGAAATTTTGTATAATCTTTTTCAAGTATATAGTCTCTACGAATGTATTCTCACTAAAAACTCCTCTACCTCATCTTTAAGTGACTAGCTGAGAATTATTGCTCTTGGTAATAAGGACCCATTGGATATTTAAAAGTAGTTGCAAGGGAGTAGTGTAGTCAGTTTTGTGTTTTAGGAACGTAGCTAGTAACAATATGGTGGGGCATGCTTAGGAAATCACATGTGAAGTTCGGAGTCAGGGCACTTAAATTGTGGAAAGCTTGAATTCTGTGGCCATAGGATAGAGAGGAGACAGATTTAGGAGGTATTTCAGAGTTACGATTGCTTTAATTTGGTGGTTGGATTTGGAGAGATTGGACAAAGGGTGATTCTGGGGTTTTAGGCCTAGAATTAGACTAGGTATTGTTAACTAAAATTCAGAATATGGGGAAAGAAACAGATTTTGGTTGAAATACAGTTGTTAGGGGTTTGGTTTTCATTGACCGACCTACAGAACATTCAGTAGTTTGCTGTTGTATTTGAGTCCTGAGGTACTCCAGTGAaagacaacttttttttcttcccctggcTAGGGATGCTGCCTTGATTCTTGTTTGCTGTCCTATCCTAGTGAGCTAGGCTAGAAATTGTAGAAAGCTCAAAGACTCTcttgattcttaaaataaaaactctttagTTTATAGAAAAgtatggtaattttaaaaacatgaaagcagagagaataattaaaaataaagtcccCTCTACCCTTTAGCCTGCCTCAATAGTTATCAAAATGACCAAGCTTGTTTTATCTCTTCTTCCCCTACTTCCTtccaagtattattattattattattattattattattattattattatttttgagacggagtctcgctctgtcgtccaggct comes from the Symphalangus syndactylus isolate Jambi chromosome 8, NHGRI_mSymSyn1-v2.1_pri, whole genome shotgun sequence genome and includes:
- the MED6 gene encoding mediator of RNA polymerase II transcription subunit 6 isoform X4, whose translation is MQRLTLEHLNQMVGIEYILLHAQEPILFIIRKQQRQSPAQVIPLADYYIIAGVIYQAPDLGSVINSRVLTAVHGIQSAFDEAMSYCRYHPSKGYWWHFKDHEEQDKVRPKAKRKEEPSSIFQRQRVDALLLDLRQKFPPKFVQLKPGEKPVPVDQTKKEAEPVPETVKSEEKETTKNVQQTVSAKGPPEKRMRLQ
- the MED6 gene encoding mediator of RNA polymerase II transcription subunit 6 isoform X1, which codes for MAAVDIRDNLLGISWVDSSWIPILNSGSVLDYFSERSNPFYDRTCNNEVVKMQRLTLEHLNQMVGIEYILLHAQEPILFIIRKQQRQSPAQVIPLADYYIIAGVIYQAPDLGSVINSRVLTAVHGIQSAFDEAMSYCRYHPSKGYWWHFKDHEEQDKVRPKAKRKEEPSSIFQRQRVDALLLDLRQKFPPKFVQLKPGEKPVPVDQTKKEAEPVPETVKSEEKETTKNVQQTVSAKGPPEKRMRLHYIILSIKINSC
- the MED6 gene encoding mediator of RNA polymerase II transcription subunit 6 isoform X5 codes for the protein MAAVDIRDNLLGISWVDSSWIPILNSGSVLDYFSERSNPFYDRTCNNEVVKMQRLTLEHLNQMVGIEYILLHAQEPILFIIRKQQRQSPAQVIPLADYYIIAGVIYQAPDLGSVINSRVLTAVHGIQSAFDEAMSYCRYHPSKGYWWHFKDHEEQAKAWRKACSSGSNKERGRTCTRNCKI
- the MED6 gene encoding mediator of RNA polymerase II transcription subunit 6 isoform X3, which translates into the protein MAAVDIRDNLLGISWVDSSWIPILNSGSVLDYFSERSNPFYDRTCNNEVVKMQRLTLEHLNQMVGIEYILLHAQEPILFIIRKQQRQSPAQVIPLADYYIIAGVIYQAPDLGSVINSRVLTAVHGIQSAFDEAMSYCRYHPSKGYWWHFKDHEEQDKVRPKAKRKEEPSSIFQRQRVDALLLDLRQKFPPKFVQLKPGEKPVPVDQTKKEAEPVPETVKSEEKETTKNVQQTVSAKGPPEKRMRLQ
- the MED6 gene encoding mediator of RNA polymerase II transcription subunit 6 isoform X2; this translates as MAAVDIRDNLLGISWVDSSWIPILNSGSVLDYFSERSNPFYDRTCNNEVVKMQRLTLEHLNQMVGIEYILLHAQEPILFIIRKQQRQSPAQVIPLADYYIIAGVIYQAPDLGSVINSRVNLFSFYKLTAVHGIQSAFDEAMSYCRYHPSKGYWWHFKDHEEQDKVRPKAKRKEEPSSIFQRQRVDALLLDLRQKFPPKFVQLKPGEKPVPVDQTKKEAEPVPETVKSEEKETTKNVQQTVSAKGPPEKRMRLQ